A stretch of DNA from Acidobacteriota bacterium:
CAAGCTGGACGAGCCCATCCTGCTCATCCACGGCCAGGCCGACAACAACTCGGGCACCTTCCCCATCCAGTCCGAGCGTCTCTACCACGCCCTCAACGGACTGGGAGGCACGGCACGGCTGGTCATGCTGCCCAACGAATCGCATGGCTACCGGGCCCGCGAATCGGTGCTGCATGCCGTAGCCGAGATGATCGACTGGTTCGACCACTACGTGAAGAACGCCCCCCGCCGCGTCTTCTCGGAGGAAACCCAGAGCCGCGACTAGGAGAAATATGAGCGAGAAGAGACTCAAAGAAGGCGACAAGGCCCCTGACTTCAAGGCCACCACCGATGAGGGCCGGGAACTGAGCCTGTCCGACCTGCGGGGAAAACGCGTGGTGCTTTACTTCTATCCGCGCGACAACACCTCGGGATGCACCAAACAGGCCTGCGCACTGCGCGATGCCTACCCTGAAATCGAAGAGAAAAACGCAGTGGTGCTGGGGGTCAGTCCCGACTCGCAATCCTCTCACGCCAAATTCAGGGACAAGTACGACCTTCCCTTCAGGCTGCTGGTCGATGACGACCATTCCATTGCCCAAGCCTATGGAGTGTGGGCCGAGAAGTCGATGTACGGGCGCAAGTTCATGGGAATCCTGCGCAGCCAGTTCGTCATCGACGAAGAAGGAACCGTCGTGGAGGCGCGCTACAGAATCAGTCCTAAGGATAGCGCCCCTAAGGCCGTGGCGGCGCTGGCTTGAGGAAAGACCCGCCGGGGCATCCGAGCAGTGCCCCGGCAAGTCTCTCTACCCCTACCCTCCCGTCGTGCGGGATACCCCTTTCCAGAAAAATCATTCTAGGCCGTCGCCGCGGGAAAAGTCGCCGAACTCAAGGATTTGGGCAAAAGTTCACGCATCTTGCGCAGAGCCTTGTTGTGAAGCTGCGAGATGCGCGACTGGTGGAGCCCCAAAATATCGCCGATCTCTCTCATCGACAACTCGTCGTGATAGCGCAAAGAAAGAACCAATTGCTCCCGCTCCGGAAGCTTTGAGATCTCGCGCTCGAGGATCTCCCTCACCTGACCTGCATAGCACTCGTGAAAAGGCGTGGGCCGGCTGCTGACCAGTTGACTCTCGCTGACGCTGTCGTCGTCGGACTGGGAGTCCTCATCACAAAGGGACACGTTGCGCGCCGCCAGCCTTTGCACCAGGCCCTGCAACTCGGACACATCCATCCCCATCTCGCCCGCAACTTCCTCCTGCCTCACGGTCCGGCCCCGGAGCTGCTCCAGGCGACGGCGGGTTCGTTCGATCTCCTTGCCCTTCTGGCGCAGCCACTTGGGAAGCGGATCCAACTTGCGCAATCGGTCGAGAATGGCGCCCCGTATGCGGAACTCGGCGTAGGTCTTGAACTGGATCCCCTTGCTCTGGTCGAACTTTTCCAGGGCGTCGACCAGGCCCAGGAAGCCGGCGCTGACGAGTTCGTCCGGTTCAAGGTCGGGACGGTAGCGGACGGCCACGGAGCGGGCGATCAAGCGCACCTGGGGCAGGTGACGGCTGACCCGCTCATTCCAGCAAGAGCCGGCCGCCCCAGGCCCAAATGAGAGATGCCCCTTTAACGCCCTGTTCAGAACTACCATCCGTCCCTACCTTCCTTCGCACCCTGCTGTTCAGCAAAGCCCATGCCAGAAGTCGGGCAGGAAGCCTCCCAATTGTCAAAAAGCCACGAAATACAAGGAGATGTAAGCCATCTGATACAAAACTGGTGGCCGAGCCTAGTGTTTAGAGGCTGAAGAAGCTACTGGATCGAGATCCGATCAGACTGTAAATTTTACAGTCCGGGGGCGCCGTTTGAAGGTTTTCTGGCGAAAAGATAGTGGGATACCCACCATTCCTGACCCTTTCGA
This window harbors:
- the bcp gene encoding thioredoxin-dependent thiol peroxidase, yielding MSEKRLKEGDKAPDFKATTDEGRELSLSDLRGKRVVLYFYPRDNTSGCTKQACALRDAYPEIEEKNAVVLGVSPDSQSSHAKFRDKYDLPFRLLVDDDHSIAQAYGVWAEKSMYGRKFMGILRSQFVIDEEGTVVEARYRISPKDSAPKAVAALA
- a CDS encoding FliA/WhiG family RNA polymerase sigma factor encodes the protein MVVLNRALKGHLSFGPGAAGSCWNERVSRHLPQVRLIARSVAVRYRPDLEPDELVSAGFLGLVDALEKFDQSKGIQFKTYAEFRIRGAILDRLRKLDPLPKWLRQKGKEIERTRRRLEQLRGRTVRQEEVAGEMGMDVSELQGLVQRLAARNVSLCDEDSQSDDDSVSESQLVSSRPTPFHECYAGQVREILEREISKLPEREQLVLSLRYHDELSMREIGDILGLHQSRISQLHNKALRKMRELLPKSLSSATFPAATA